A window from Deltaproteobacteria bacterium encodes these proteins:
- a CDS encoding ABC transporter ATP-binding protein: MTLLEVGDLHVSYGDIHAVHGVNFSVDQGELVSIIGANGAGKSSILNGIMGVVPADRGKIRFKGKEISSYAAHQRARSGIRLVPERARVFPRLTVYENLLTGAYGLRKTFSLEEQLAWLYDLFPILQERREQLARTLSGGEQQQLAIARALIADPQLLLVDEVSMGLMPKLVERVFDLLKRLNQERQLSILLVEQNALASLQISARAYVLETGSIVLHGEAQALMEDPRVREAYLGL; the protein is encoded by the coding sequence ATGACGCTGCTTGAGGTTGGCGATCTGCATGTCTCGTACGGCGACATCCATGCGGTGCACGGCGTGAATTTCTCTGTTGACCAGGGTGAACTGGTCTCTATCATCGGGGCCAATGGTGCTGGCAAGAGCTCTATTCTCAACGGCATCATGGGAGTGGTGCCGGCTGACAGGGGTAAGATTCGTTTCAAGGGAAAAGAGATTTCATCCTATGCCGCCCACCAGAGGGCAAGGAGCGGCATACGGCTGGTGCCTGAACGAGCCAGAGTTTTTCCGCGGCTTACAGTGTACGAAAATCTATTGACAGGAGCATACGGTTTGCGGAAAACTTTCTCATTAGAAGAGCAGCTGGCATGGCTCTATGATCTCTTTCCCATTTTGCAAGAGAGAAGGGAGCAGTTGGCCCGCACACTTTCAGGGGGAGAACAGCAGCAGCTCGCCATAGCAAGGGCATTGATAGCTGATCCACAACTCCTGCTGGTGGATGAAGTTTCCATGGGACTCATGCCGAAGCTCGTGGAGCGGGTATTCGATCTCTTGAAACGCCTCAATCAGGAGCGGCAGCTCAGTATTCTCCTGGTGGAGCAGAACGCCCTTGCCTCCCTGCAGATTTCTGCTCGAGCTTATGTACTGGAAACGGGAAGCATTGTGCTTCACGGTGAGGCC